A genome region from Thermoanaerobacterium xylanolyticum LX-11 includes the following:
- a CDS encoding universal stress protein, translated as MVLSYEPGVKSRIMVCVTPQKSCQRLVERGAERAKETNGEFCVVYVNKNNDIYKDLKEHKILVELFEMAQKLGGRVSILVGKKISDALAEFAAENDITEIIVGKSLRSAFDVLIHGDVINPLIKRVEEKNIIVEVIE; from the coding sequence ATGGTTTTAAGTTACGAGCCTGGAGTAAAAAGCAGAATTATGGTTTGCGTTACTCCGCAAAAGAGCTGCCAAAGGCTTGTTGAAAGAGGAGCAGAGAGGGCGAAAGAGACAAATGGGGAATTTTGTGTTGTGTATGTGAATAAAAACAATGATATATATAAAGATTTGAAGGAACACAAGATCTTAGTCGAACTCTTTGAGATGGCTCAGAAATTAGGTGGCAGAGTATCCATATTGGTTGGAAAGAAGATTTCAGATGCTTTAGCTGAATTTGCTGCTGAAAACGATATTACAGAGATAATAGTAGGCAAATCATTGAGATCTGCCTTTGACGTATTGATTCATGGAGATGTGATAAATCCTCTCATAAAGCGGGTTGAGGAGAAGAATATAATCGTTGAAGTCATAGAATGA
- a CDS encoding thiamine pyrophosphate-dependent enzyme produces MAVVFQKTKGLTDTPFHYCPGCTHGIVHRLVAEAMEELGVLDKAIGVAPVGCAVFAYEYFNCDMQEAAHGRAPAVATGIKRVHPYKIVFTYQGDGDLAAIGTAETVHAAARGENITVIFINNAIYGMTGGQMAPTSLIGQETLTTPYGRKPETNGYPIKMCEMLSTLEGAAYIERVSVYDVKHVLNAKKAIKNAFKAQINKKGFSMIEVLSSCPTNWGMSPNEALKWIKDKMEQYYPLGVYKNTLEEEK; encoded by the coding sequence ATGGCAGTAGTATTTCAAAAAACAAAAGGACTAACAGACACACCATTTCACTACTGTCCAGGATGTACACATGGCATAGTCCACAGACTTGTAGCAGAAGCAATGGAAGAATTAGGAGTATTAGACAAAGCAATAGGTGTAGCACCAGTAGGATGCGCCGTATTCGCCTACGAATACTTCAACTGCGACATGCAAGAAGCAGCCCATGGAAGAGCACCAGCAGTAGCAACAGGCATAAAAAGAGTACACCCCTACAAAATAGTATTCACATACCAAGGAGATGGAGACTTAGCAGCAATAGGAACAGCAGAAACAGTACACGCAGCAGCAAGAGGAGAAAACATAACAGTAATATTCATAAACAACGCCATATACGGCATGACAGGAGGCCAAATGGCACCAACATCACTGATAGGGCAAGAAACCCTCACAACCCCGTACGGAAGAAAACCAGAAACAAACGGATATCCCATAAAAATGTGTGAAATGCTATCAACATTAGAAGGAGCAGCATACATCGAAAGAGTATCAGTGTACGACGTAAAACACGTATTAAACGCCAAAAAAGCAATCAAAAACGCATTCAAAGCCCAAATAAACAAAAAAGGATTTTCAATGATAGAAGTCCTGTCAAGCTGTCCAACAAACTGGGGTATGTCACCGAATGAAGCATTAAAATGGATAAAAGACAAGATGGAGCAATACTATCCATTAGGTGTATACAAAAACACCTTGGAGGAGGAAAAATAA
- a CDS encoding GNAT family N-acetyltransferase: MDKAKESKQINKIIAIIDPNNIASRKILIKNGFTTHMICEMDGLPGEILSMKI, encoded by the coding sequence ATTGATAAAGCAAAGGAAAGTAAGCAAATAAATAAAATTATAGCGATTATAGACCCCAATAACATTGCTTCCAGGAAAATATTAATTAAGAATGGATTTACCACACATATGATATGCGAAATGGATGGATTGCCTGGAGAAATATTAAGCATGAAAATCTAG
- the cdaA gene encoding diadenylate cyclase CdaA — MFNGLIEIIKTMRVNDIVDIAIIAYVTYRLILVIRKTRAEQLFKGIIILLILTKLSEWLQLRTVNYILSNAMTVGVIALLIVFQPELRRALESLGRSEFIKRNFFIINDEVQDIADVISEICDAVQFLSRSKIGALIVLERNTGLNELIETGISLDSKISSELLINTFIPNTPLHDGAVIIRGDRIMAAGCFLPLTDNQNLSTELGTRHRAAIGVTEVSDAVSVIVSEETGTISLAQNGRISRHLDIKTLKEVLLSMFKVKDSKGSNWFKWGNKHAE; from the coding sequence TTGTTCAATGGCCTTATAGAAATAATAAAGACTATGAGAGTAAATGACATCGTAGATATAGCGATAATAGCTTATGTAACGTACCGCCTTATATTAGTCATACGAAAAACCAGAGCTGAGCAACTATTTAAAGGAATTATAATTCTTTTAATACTTACAAAATTAAGCGAGTGGCTGCAGCTTAGGACAGTCAATTATATTTTAAGCAATGCAATGACTGTTGGCGTTATAGCACTTTTAATAGTATTTCAGCCGGAACTGAGGAGAGCTTTAGAATCTCTCGGTAGAAGCGAGTTTATTAAAAGAAACTTTTTCATAATAAACGATGAAGTCCAGGATATAGCCGATGTCATAAGTGAGATATGTGATGCTGTTCAATTCTTGTCCAGATCTAAAATAGGTGCTTTGATTGTTTTGGAAAGAAATACTGGTTTAAATGAATTGATAGAAACCGGCATTTCACTTGATTCTAAAATATCCAGTGAGCTTCTCATAAATACCTTTATACCAAATACCCCCCTTCACGATGGAGCGGTTATAATAAGAGGCGATAGGATAATGGCCGCTGGATGTTTTTTGCCACTTACTGACAATCAAAATTTAAGCACTGAGCTTGGTACGAGGCATAGAGCTGCCATAGGTGTGACTGAAGTGTCAGATGCTGTATCAGTCATAGTTTCAGAAGAAACTGGTACTATATCACTTGCTCAGAACGGAAGAATATCAAGGCATTTGGATATAAAGACTTTAAAAGAAGTTCTTTTAAGTATGTTCAAGGTGAAGGACAGCAAAGGCTCTAACTGGTTCAAATGGGGGAATAAACATGCTGAGTAA
- a CDS encoding IS4 family transposase, producing the protein MNSITQNYQIDNKVSTSIKSFFKKYRISAALRLSNAYKSKGIPVISIFEYLFCMIFTNRSMYMNMLMGTNQVGFKKDTVYRFLNSIHINWIRFTTWLSAQIINETITGLTSDKRVNVLIVDDSLFERSSSKKVELLAKVYDHAKKTYKYGFRLLTLGWSDGNTFIPVNGCLLSTENQKNRINEAIPVDKRSAGYLRRNLSQTKATAVALELIKTAKKAMIPASYVLFDTWFCSPSSLIAIKEIGYDVIAMAKKTSKMHYLYNGIMQPLTEIYKQNRKRRGRSRYLLSVEVSIEKDGKSIPARIVFVRNRNNRKDYLALITTDMNLNEDEIIRIYGKRWDIEVFFKVCKSYLKLSKECNSLSYDAMTAHTAIVFTRYMMLALENRRSSDLRTMGEIFYYIQDEMSDITLIQAFHLLMQVFIDTITDKLSLSSEQLDQLLDAFMAAIPKELKERLPKCA; encoded by the coding sequence ATGAATAGTATAACACAAAATTACCAAATTGATAATAAGGTTTCTACTTCGATTAAAAGTTTCTTCAAAAAATATAGAATTTCGGCTGCTTTAAGGTTATCGAATGCTTACAAAAGCAAGGGTATTCCCGTTATTTCTATTTTCGAGTACTTATTCTGTATGATCTTTACCAATAGATCTATGTATATGAATATGCTAATGGGTACAAATCAGGTTGGTTTTAAGAAAGACACGGTTTACAGATTCTTAAACTCTATTCATATTAATTGGATTCGGTTTACCACTTGGCTTAGTGCACAGATTATAAATGAGACAATTACTGGGTTAACAAGTGACAAACGCGTAAATGTTCTTATTGTTGATGACTCTTTATTCGAACGCTCTAGCTCTAAAAAAGTAGAACTACTAGCAAAAGTATATGACCATGCTAAAAAAACATACAAATATGGCTTTCGCCTACTTACACTCGGATGGTCAGATGGAAATACTTTTATCCCAGTCAATGGATGTCTTTTATCTACTGAGAATCAAAAGAATCGTATCAATGAAGCTATACCTGTGGACAAGCGTTCCGCCGGGTATTTAAGAAGGAATCTATCCCAAACTAAAGCAACAGCCGTAGCTCTGGAATTAATAAAGACCGCTAAAAAAGCAATGATTCCAGCATCTTATGTATTGTTTGACACTTGGTTCTGTTCTCCCTCTTCTTTGATTGCTATTAAAGAAATAGGCTATGATGTTATTGCAATGGCAAAGAAAACATCAAAGATGCATTACCTATATAATGGAATAATGCAGCCGTTAACAGAAATATACAAGCAGAACAGAAAAAGAAGAGGCAGGTCTAGATACCTGTTATCCGTGGAAGTTTCCATTGAAAAAGACGGAAAATCTATTCCTGCTCGAATTGTATTTGTCAGAAACAGGAATAATCGAAAAGACTATCTGGCACTTATTACCACGGATATGAACCTTAACGAGGACGAAATCATTCGTATATACGGGAAGCGCTGGGATATAGAAGTCTTTTTCAAAGTGTGTAAATCATACTTGAAGCTCAGCAAGGAATGCAATTCATTATCTTACGATGCGATGACAGCACATACAGCAATCGTATTTACCAGATACATGATGCTTGCACTAGAGAACCGTCGATCATCAGATTTACGAACAATGGGAGAGATATTTTACTACATACAGGATGAAATGTCCGATATTACGCTGATTCAGGCTTTTCATCTACTTATGCAAGTATTCATAGATACAATAACAGATAAACTATCGTTATCTTCAGAACAGCTGGACCAATTACTTGATGCTTTTATGGCTGCGATTCCCAAAGAACTTAAGGAAAGACTTCCGAAGTGTGCATAA
- the glmS gene encoding glutamine--fructose-6-phosphate transaminase (isomerizing), translating into MCGIVGYIGDEQATPILVEGLKKLEYRGYDSAGIAVINDGNINIKKAKGRISQLEESLKKENLFGSIGIGHTRWATHGEPSDINSHPHLSQSGIIAVVHNGIIENYLPLKKRLIEEGYTFKSETDTEVVANLLEYYYNGDIVEAVMKVLDRIDGSYAFGVLSKDHPDMIVAAKKDAPLIVGLGDGENYIASDIPAILKYTRKVYFLDDKEIAIIKKDSIKVIDAFGKDVEKSVFEVKWDVESAEKGGYEHFMLKEIHEQPNAIKDTLRGRIVNDNEIVLDKVNITKDEIDKIDKIFIVACGTAYHAGVVGKYVIEKFARIPVEVDIASEFRYREPIINEKTLTIVVSQSGETADTIAALKEAKRNGSRVIAITNVVGSSISREADDVIYTWAGPEIAVASTKAYTTQLVALYLIALDLALKKGTIDKEYAKAICDELKQLPDKAKHILDYKDELQEFASNHFNSKDVFYLGRGLDYAVAMEGSLKLKEISYIHSEAYAAGELKHGTLALIEDGTLVIALATQEHLFEKMLSNIREVTTRGGYVLAFAMEGNNQLEGIVEKVLYIPKTMEEVAPIITVIPLQLLAYYMAVEKGCDVDKPRNLAKSVTVE; encoded by the coding sequence ATGTGTGGAATTGTTGGATATATTGGTGATGAACAGGCGACACCAATATTAGTAGAAGGACTTAAAAAGTTGGAGTACAGAGGATATGATTCAGCAGGAATAGCTGTGATAAATGACGGCAACATAAATATAAAAAAGGCAAAAGGCAGAATAAGCCAGCTTGAAGAATCATTAAAAAAAGAGAATCTTTTTGGTTCCATTGGAATTGGACATACCAGATGGGCAACACATGGAGAGCCATCCGATATAAATTCACATCCACACCTGTCACAATCGGGTATAATAGCTGTCGTCCACAATGGCATAATCGAGAATTATCTGCCGCTTAAAAAGAGACTTATAGAAGAAGGTTACACATTTAAGTCAGAAACAGATACAGAAGTGGTGGCAAATCTTCTCGAGTACTATTACAATGGAGATATTGTGGAAGCTGTCATGAAAGTTCTTGACAGGATTGATGGCTCGTATGCATTTGGAGTGTTGTCAAAGGACCATCCAGACATGATTGTGGCAGCCAAGAAAGACGCTCCACTTATCGTAGGACTTGGCGATGGGGAAAACTATATTGCATCAGATATACCAGCAATACTAAAATACACCAGAAAAGTTTACTTTCTTGATGATAAAGAAATTGCGATAATAAAAAAGGACAGCATCAAAGTCATAGATGCATTTGGAAAAGATGTTGAAAAATCTGTGTTTGAGGTAAAATGGGATGTAGAATCAGCCGAAAAAGGCGGTTATGAGCATTTCATGTTGAAAGAAATCCACGAACAGCCAAACGCTATAAAAGACACATTAAGAGGACGTATAGTCAACGACAACGAAATAGTTTTGGATAAGGTAAATATAACAAAAGATGAAATAGATAAAATCGATAAGATATTCATAGTCGCTTGTGGAACGGCATACCATGCTGGTGTAGTAGGTAAATATGTGATTGAAAAGTTTGCCAGGATACCAGTAGAAGTCGACATAGCATCAGAATTCAGGTACAGAGAACCTATTATAAACGAAAAGACATTGACAATAGTAGTCAGTCAATCAGGTGAAACTGCAGATACTATTGCTGCTTTAAAAGAAGCCAAAAGAAATGGCTCAAGAGTTATAGCAATTACAAATGTTGTAGGTAGCTCCATATCAAGAGAAGCTGATGATGTCATATACACTTGGGCAGGACCTGAAATTGCCGTTGCATCTACAAAAGCTTATACGACACAGCTTGTTGCGTTATACCTAATTGCTTTGGATTTAGCACTCAAAAAAGGAACAATAGATAAAGAATACGCTAAAGCCATTTGCGATGAATTAAAGCAGCTTCCAGATAAAGCAAAGCACATACTGGATTATAAAGATGAGCTTCAAGAATTTGCGTCAAATCATTTTAATTCAAAAGATGTCTTCTATTTGGGAAGAGGTCTTGACTATGCTGTTGCAATGGAAGGCTCACTAAAGCTAAAAGAAATATCATATATACACTCAGAGGCTTACGCGGCAGGCGAGTTGAAACATGGCACATTGGCTCTTATTGAAGATGGTACATTAGTCATAGCATTAGCAACTCAAGAACACCTTTTTGAAAAAATGTTAAGCAATATAAGAGAAGTTACGACAAGAGGCGGATACGTCCTTGCTTTTGCGATGGAAGGCAACAATCAATTAGAGGGTATAGTAGAAAAAGTCCTTTATATACCAAAGACAATGGAAGAAGTTGCTCCAATAATAACGGTAATACCGCTGCAGCTTTTAGCATACTACATGGCAGTTGAAAAAGGCTGTGATGTCGACAAACCAAGAAATCTCGCAAAGAGCGTGACAGTTGAATAA
- a CDS encoding 4Fe-4S binding protein, translating into MKQVIFNENLCKSCELCVEACPRHIIEMDKDKLNIKGYHPAMIKEENIEKCISCGFCAIMCPDTVITVIK; encoded by the coding sequence TTGAAGCAAGTCATATTTAACGAAAACTTGTGCAAAAGCTGTGAACTATGTGTTGAAGCATGCCCAAGACACATAATAGAAATGGACAAAGACAAATTAAACATAAAAGGATACCACCCAGCCATGATAAAAGAAGAAAACATAGAAAAATGCATAAGCTGCGGATTTTGTGCAATAATGTGCCCAGACACAGTCATAACAGTTATAAAATAA
- a CDS encoding 2-oxoacid:acceptor oxidoreductase family protein: protein MNEKIIFAGFGGQGIMSMGLIMSYAGMMDGKNVSWLPSYGPEMRGGTANCHVTISDEPVGSPIINEATVVVAMNRPSLEKYEQDIVKGGLLLINSSLITIEHKRKDIEVYRIPTNDIANQLGNLKVANSIMIGALIGLKNMISEAAIKSAFNKVFEGKENLIPLNIEAYERGKEFISSQLVVK from the coding sequence ATGAATGAAAAGATAATATTTGCAGGATTTGGTGGACAGGGCATCATGTCGATGGGGCTTATAATGTCATACGCAGGAATGATGGATGGGAAAAACGTATCGTGGCTGCCGTCGTATGGACCAGAGATGAGAGGAGGCACAGCCAACTGTCATGTTACCATATCTGATGAACCAGTAGGCTCCCCCATAATAAACGAGGCAACTGTAGTTGTTGCAATGAATAGGCCTTCTTTAGAAAAGTATGAGCAAGATATTGTAAAAGGTGGATTGCTGCTTATAAATAGCTCATTGATTACTATAGAACATAAAAGAAAGGATATTGAAGTATACAGAATTCCTACAAACGATATTGCAAATCAACTTGGGAATCTCAAAGTGGCCAATTCAATCATGATTGGGGCTTTGATTGGTTTAAAAAACATGATCAGCGAGGCTGCTATTAAAAGTGCCTTCAACAAGGTTTTTGAAGGCAAAGAAAATCTCATACCTTTAAATATAGAAGCATACGAAAGAGGCAAAGAATTTATATCTTCTCAGCTTGTGGTAAAATAA
- a CDS encoding CdaR family protein encodes MLSKNLPIKILSVVIAFILWLYVMGEKNPEISYDVGNIPVNIVNVNTLDKKGLTLIGDKNFSVTVRIKGRRSDVMNVRPSDIQVEADVSRIITKGINVVPIEVSSLPKNVTFVSANPSEVKLDVDKVSRVQMPVHVKVNGAVMDGFAMKPAVVTPGEVVITGPESKVNLIKDVVAQVDMTNKSKDVSISVPVEPVDRNGNEVKGVDVNPGYIKVDIDVNKAIRVPVNAKIFGKPMDGYDVAQVSVLPEYVYVTGDDAVLNTIKSVDTKQIDISGKNTSVTESVPFDLPNGMSLVKSDSTAKVFIDIEKIVTNNITLSSIDVKGGDNKNVTILNPNIVITVTGPENVVDSATSSDFNAYVDATNATTGTQTLPVNVTTNLNLKIVKVNPQSVDVNIQ; translated from the coding sequence ATGCTGAGTAAAAACCTACCTATAAAAATACTTTCGGTTGTAATAGCTTTTATATTGTGGCTTTATGTGATGGGTGAGAAGAACCCAGAGATATCTTATGATGTAGGCAATATTCCTGTAAATATAGTGAATGTCAATACGCTTGACAAGAAAGGATTGACGCTTATAGGAGATAAAAATTTCTCGGTGACAGTCAGGATTAAAGGACGAAGAAGCGATGTGATGAATGTAAGACCTTCAGACATACAGGTTGAAGCAGACGTCAGCAGGATAATAACAAAGGGGATAAATGTCGTGCCTATTGAAGTAAGTTCACTTCCTAAAAATGTGACATTTGTTTCTGCAAATCCTTCAGAGGTAAAGCTTGATGTAGACAAAGTTTCAAGAGTACAGATGCCAGTGCACGTAAAGGTCAATGGAGCTGTAATGGATGGCTTTGCTATGAAGCCTGCCGTGGTGACTCCTGGTGAAGTAGTGATTACCGGTCCTGAAAGCAAAGTGAATTTGATAAAAGATGTTGTAGCACAAGTTGATATGACTAATAAATCAAAGGATGTAAGCATATCTGTCCCTGTTGAACCGGTAGACAGAAATGGCAACGAAGTCAAAGGCGTAGATGTGAATCCTGGATATATTAAAGTGGATATAGATGTGAACAAGGCCATAAGAGTACCTGTAAATGCAAAAATATTTGGCAAACCTATGGATGGATATGATGTTGCACAAGTAAGTGTCTTGCCTGAGTACGTTTATGTGACGGGAGATGATGCTGTATTAAATACCATCAAAAGCGTTGACACTAAGCAGATAGACATATCGGGCAAAAACACGTCTGTCACCGAAAGCGTGCCTTTTGACCTTCCAAATGGTATGAGCCTTGTGAAAAGTGATAGCACTGCAAAAGTTTTTATAGATATTGAAAAAATCGTTACAAACAACATCACACTAAGTAGTATAGATGTTAAAGGTGGCGACAACAAAAATGTCACTATTCTAAATCCTAACATAGTGATAACAGTCACTGGTCCGGAGAATGTGGTAGATTCAGCTACTTCCAGCGATTTTAATGCTTATGTAGATGCTACAAATGCAACTACAGGTACACAGACATTGCCAGTAAATGTGACTACAAATTTGAATCTGAAGATAGTTAAAGTAAATCCACAATCTGTGGATGTCAATATTCAATGA
- a CDS encoding lysophospholipid acyltransferase family protein produces the protein MSLFFGFNVNLLGNLPDEPCIFVANHKSILDPIALMDAIDRRVFFIASKDLYRMPILSLILNALETIPIKKNSADVSALKKAIKMLDDGRSIALFPEGGISLDKSVIKIYKGAMYLSCKTGCPIVPVGINGTDVVLPMGEYLPHAGRISVTIGKSIYPDVSMDKGDCLDKMAHEVLNSLNSLINNRDLK, from the coding sequence ATGTCCTTATTTTTTGGATTCAACGTAAATTTGTTGGGCAATTTGCCGGATGAACCCTGCATATTTGTGGCTAATCACAAAAGTATCTTAGATCCAATAGCACTTATGGACGCTATCGATAGGAGAGTTTTTTTCATAGCCAGCAAGGATTTATATAGGATGCCTATTTTGAGTTTGATTTTAAATGCATTAGAAACAATACCTATCAAAAAAAATTCCGCAGATGTAAGTGCGTTAAAGAAAGCTATCAAGATGCTTGATGATGGGAGATCCATCGCTTTGTTTCCAGAGGGAGGAATATCACTTGACAAAAGTGTAATAAAAATTTACAAAGGTGCAATGTATCTCTCATGCAAAACAGGATGTCCTATTGTGCCTGTAGGCATAAATGGAACTGATGTTGTATTGCCTATGGGAGAGTATCTTCCACATGCAGGAAGGATTTCTGTAACGATAGGCAAAAGCATATACCCAGATGTATCGATGGATAAAGGCGATTGCTTGGATAAAATGGCTCATGAAGTGTTAAATTCATTAAATAGCCTTATAAATAATCGGGATTTAAAATAG
- the glmM gene encoding phosphoglucosamine mutase, which yields MARLFGTDGVRGIANKDLTPQLAFELGRAGAYVLTECSRRPKILIGRDSRVSGDMLKSALTAGLTSVGAEVIDAGIIPTPAVAYLTRHYKLDAGVVISASHNPVEYNGIKFFNKDGYKLPDEVEDKIEKIINEKSQLPTPTGLDVGNAVESESAQRDYIEFLKSTIDCDLKGLRVVLDCAYGASSTVAPILFHELGADVILYGSHPNGEKINVKCGSTNPKVLQEIVAGTGADVGFAFDGDADRLIAVDENGDVVDGDHIMVMCGIHLKNTGKLNKNTVVVTVMSNIGLDIALKRNGIDVVKTKVGDRYVLEEMVKNGYSIGGEQSGHIIFLDHNTTGDGEITALKVAELLVKSGKKMSQLANVMVSYPQVLINAKVKNELKYKYMDDEDIAREIEKLEEEMKGEGRVLIRPSGTEPLVRVMVEGKDQEKIESMARELANLIEKKLG from the coding sequence ATGGCTAGATTATTTGGCACAGATGGTGTAAGAGGGATTGCCAACAAAGATCTTACGCCACAACTTGCATTTGAGCTTGGAAGAGCTGGCGCGTATGTTTTGACGGAATGCTCAAGAAGACCTAAAATTTTGATAGGGCGTGACAGCAGAGTATCTGGAGATATGCTTAAAAGCGCATTGACGGCAGGACTTACGTCTGTTGGAGCAGAGGTCATAGACGCTGGTATCATACCTACACCTGCTGTTGCATATTTGACAAGACATTATAAATTAGATGCTGGTGTCGTCATTTCAGCGTCACATAATCCTGTTGAATACAATGGCATCAAATTTTTTAATAAAGATGGATATAAGCTTCCTGATGAAGTAGAAGACAAAATAGAGAAGATAATAAATGAAAAAAGCCAGTTGCCAACACCTACAGGATTGGATGTTGGAAATGCAGTGGAAAGTGAGAGTGCACAGAGGGATTACATTGAATTTTTGAAATCTACTATAGATTGTGATTTAAAGGGACTTAGAGTGGTTTTAGATTGTGCATATGGAGCAAGCAGCACAGTTGCACCGATACTTTTTCACGAATTAGGGGCAGACGTGATATTATACGGTTCACATCCAAACGGAGAAAAAATAAATGTCAAATGTGGATCTACAAATCCTAAAGTGCTTCAAGAGATCGTGGCTGGAACAGGTGCTGATGTAGGATTTGCTTTTGACGGCGATGCAGACAGGCTTATTGCGGTTGATGAAAATGGCGATGTTGTAGATGGAGATCATATAATGGTTATGTGTGGTATACATCTTAAAAATACAGGAAAACTAAATAAAAATACAGTTGTCGTCACGGTTATGAGCAACATAGGATTAGACATAGCATTAAAACGAAATGGAATAGATGTAGTAAAGACAAAAGTTGGAGATAGATATGTCTTAGAGGAAATGGTGAAAAATGGTTACTCAATAGGCGGTGAACAATCGGGACACATAATTTTCCTCGATCACAATACAACAGGCGATGGTGAGATAACTGCTCTGAAAGTAGCAGAATTGCTCGTTAAAAGTGGTAAAAAGATGTCTCAATTGGCCAATGTCATGGTTTCATATCCGCAAGTTTTGATAAATGCAAAAGTCAAAAATGAGCTGAAATATAAATACATGGATGATGAAGATATAGCAAGAGAGATAGAAAAACTTGAAGAAGAGATGAAAGGAGAAGGTCGAGTCCTTATAAGACCTTCAGGGACAGAGCCATTAGTAAGAGTGATGGTAGAAGGCAAAGATCAAGAAAAGATAGAATCAATGGCCAGGGAGTTGGCAAATTTGATTGAAAAGAAGTTAGGATAA
- a CDS encoding 3-methyl-2-oxobutanoate dehydrogenase subunit VorB: MAKVLMKGNEALAEAAIQAGCRHYFGYPITPQNEVTAYMAKRMPEVGGVFLQAESEVSAINMVYGAGGAGARVLITSSSPGISLMQEGISYIAGAEVPCVIANIMRGGPGLGGIQPSQSDYFQATKGGGHGDYKLIVLAPSTIQEMAELVQQAFHIADKYRNPVMILGDGMLGQMMEPVDFDMLKKEENKIEEKPWATTGMGMRNKRNIINSLELDPQILEKHNIEIFKKYEKAAKEEVRYEMTNCEEAEIILVAYGTIARVAKNVIELAKRENIKVGLIRPISLWPFPEEPFKKTKDHVKAYLTIEMSMGQMVEDVKLAVNGQKEVHFYGRVGGMVPEPMAILEEIKKIRGKK, translated from the coding sequence ATGGCAAAAGTACTCATGAAAGGAAATGAAGCGCTGGCTGAAGCTGCAATACAAGCCGGGTGCAGGCATTATTTCGGATATCCAATAACACCACAAAACGAAGTAACAGCGTACATGGCAAAAAGAATGCCAGAAGTAGGAGGAGTATTCTTACAAGCAGAAAGTGAAGTATCAGCAATAAACATGGTATACGGAGCAGGAGGAGCGGGAGCAAGAGTCCTTATCACATCATCAAGCCCAGGGATAAGCCTAATGCAAGAAGGAATATCATATATAGCAGGGGCAGAAGTACCATGCGTAATAGCCAACATAATGAGAGGCGGACCAGGATTAGGCGGAATACAGCCATCCCAATCAGACTACTTTCAAGCCACAAAAGGCGGAGGACATGGAGACTACAAACTCATAGTCTTGGCACCATCAACAATACAAGAAATGGCAGAACTAGTACAACAAGCATTCCACATAGCTGACAAATACAGAAACCCTGTAATGATATTAGGAGACGGCATGTTAGGGCAAATGATGGAACCAGTAGACTTTGACATGCTAAAAAAAGAAGAAAACAAAATAGAAGAAAAACCATGGGCCACAACAGGCATGGGAATGAGAAACAAAAGAAACATCATAAACTCATTAGAATTAGACCCACAAATATTAGAAAAACACAACATAGAAATATTCAAAAAATACGAAAAAGCAGCAAAAGAAGAAGTGCGATATGAAATGACAAACTGCGAAGAAGCAGAAATAATACTAGTAGCATACGGCACGATAGCAAGAGTCGCCAAAAACGTAATCGAACTAGCAAAAAGAGAAAACATCAAAGTAGGCTTAATAAGGCCAATATCACTGTGGCCATTTCCAGAAGAACCATTCAAAAAAACAAAAGACCACGTAAAAGCCTATTTAACAATAGAAATGAGCATGGGACAGATGGTAGAAGATGTAAAACTAGCAGTCAACGGACAAAAAGAAGTCCACTTTTACGGAAGAGTAGGAGGAATGGTACCAGAACCCATGGCCATATTAGAAGAAATCAAGAAAATAAGGGGGAAAAAATAA